In Fimbriimonadaceae bacterium, the genomic window GCGATCGGTGTCCATGCACGTTACGCTGGCTGGCGCTGTCGATGGCGTTCTTCAGGATGCAAGTTACGTACCCGAGGCAAGCGATCTCCGTCCGCTTCTCCAAGAGGCAGAACGCCTCAAAACCAGTGACCTCTTTCCAGCCTTCGGCGATCAGGTCGATCACGGTCTGATCTGGCTGAACGGTTCTCTGGACCTGGGGCTGACGGAGCCAGTTGAAGCGATAGGGAAGGAACTGAGAGTCAGCCTCCCCCAGGGCGACGGGGAAAAGATGCTCAGGCGATTTATCGACGACTCGATCAACCTGCTCACGGATCACGAGCTCAACCGGAAGCGAGCCGATAATGGACTTCCTCCCTTGAACGTGCTCTGGCCCTGGGGGCCTGGTTTCACACCGCATCTGCCGAACCTTGCTCTGGAACGAGGCGAGACAGTCTGGTGCGAGAGTGGTTCCATGCGTCTTGCCGGCCTTGCGCGGCTGGTGGGCTACCGGCATGGCCCCTGGCAGTCGTTCGTGCAGGGATTGAATGTCCCGTGGTCACGCATCCTTCGCGACTCCCTCGAGCGTCCGGCAACCGTCATCGTGGTCGAGCTTGCGAGCGAGCTCCGGAAGCTGAACCGCATGGAGGAGCTTGCCTGGCTGGTGCGGCGAATGGACGAGGATTTCCTTGGCCCGATCGCTGCCGAACTGAAACGAGAACCGATGCGCCTCGCGATCGTGGCGCCGTCCAGTTGCCCAAACCGCCTGGGGCTCGGACTGACCAGCGAAACGGGGCAGCGGTCCGACGATTCGACCCCGTTCGACGAGCGGGCTCTGGAAGAGGGTCCGCCCATTCGGATGAGATCCGCCAATCTCATCGAGGAGGCATTGAAATGGTCCGTCGAGTAGCCGTTCTCTTCATGTTGTCGGTGGCGGGTATGGGCAATGCTCAGCTCACCGAAGCCGAGCGTAAGGGATTGGCTGACGTCCTGTACATCGGCAACCTTGAAGAGCGCGACCTGAATTGGGAGCGCAAGGCGGCTCCGGCAACCATGCGGCTCCCCTTCATCGATCGTTCACTGGATTCGCCGATCGCTACCGCCAATTCGCTGTTGGTGCTTCATGCCGCCGCCGGCCCCAAATCGCCGTCCGCGCTTATCGAGCAGCTGTCCTCGACTGTTTTCGGCGACCAATGGCCTCGGGACGCCCGAATATTGCCGCCGATGCGGGATGAACTAAGCCAGGTTCCAGAAGCATGGCAACGGCCCGTGATGAACTTGGCGGCGACGTTGGCGGATGTCAACGAGCAGATCAGGCAGGCGACAAGCGCCCTCTCGGGAGCGGAGAAGCGCACCCTCATCGAGTCCCTGCCGGTCCTCGCCGTCGAGGAACCTTCGGTCACGTTCGATTTCGTCAGGCAGCCGGACTCCAACCGCGCCAAGGTCCTGGAACTGGCGGCCAAAGTCGACGGCCTCCGACTTCGATTCGCCGCCTACCTGCTGGAGTCGAGCCTTGAGAAGGAGCTGGGGCCGCTCAAAGAAGCAGGCGTTCAGATTCCGGCCCGGATAGAACTGAAGCTCTACGGACAGAAAATCGTTCTCGGCTCTTCAGGGGATGACCTCCACGAGGACTCCGATTCCATCCTGACCATCGATCCTGGGGGTAACGATCGCTATAGGGGCCGCCATGGAGCAGGCATTGGCTATGGGGCCGTCCTGATCGATCTGGGCGGGGACGACCGCTGCGAACCCAAAGACGCAAGCCTCGGCTGCGGTTTGGTAGGTATAGGCCTCGCTAGATTTGTGGGCGGAAACGACCAGTTCTTCACCCCGTCTCTATGCCTTGGTGCCGGGCTCGTTGGCGTTGGCGGCTTTGTTAAGGAAGGCGGGGACGACCTCTACCGCTCCAAAACGCTCTCCCAGGGCTTCGGCATGTTTGGAATCGGCTTGATGTTCGATTCTGCCGGCGTCGATCGGTATGAAGGAAGCCTGTTCGTACAGGGTGCCGCCCGGACGTTAGGAGTTGGCTGGATCATTGACCGAACCGGAAACGACATCTATTTGGCTGGCGGCATGGTCTTAAACTCACCGCTGTTCGCTGACGTTCATTACAGTTTTGCCCAGGGTTTTGGCAGCGGCTATCGCGAGGACTCGGGGGGAATCGGCGGCGGCATCGGCTTGCTGACCGACCTTGCCGGTGCCGACCATTACCTGGCAGAAACCTATGCTCAGGCAGCTTCCTATTGGTATTCGATCGGAACCACATTCGACGCTGCCGGCCACGATACTTACAGTGCCCACCACTACGCCCAAAGCAGCGCGATGCACATGACGTCTGCGTATCTCTTCGATCTGGATGGGGACGACTTGTATGGGGTCAAGTTCGGCGCCTCCCATGCGATCGGACACGACTACGGCGTGGCGTTCATGCTCGACCGTGCCGGCAACGACGTCGTGGTTGCCCGCGACAGCACGCCTGCGGTGGGGAACGCCAACGGACTGGGTATCTACATTGATTCGGCTGGCGACGATCGTTATCAAGGACCGCCGGGTGTCGGCAATGGCGCCCGCGGCAGCGGCTCGCTTGGCCTATTCGTCGATCTGAAAGGTCAGGACAAATACCGTGAGGGGCTTGCCGATGGCCAATCTGCCCTGCGAGACACCTGGGCTGCTGCCTACGACCTTGTCGATCCCCCACGCGGCGGAACCATAACGCAGGATACGCCCGAAGCGCAGCCAAAGCCCGGATCGAAGCCCCGGCCAAACGACCAGGAGCTGCAGGAGCTGTTCCGCAAGGCCACCCAATGGGGGGTCGGTACGGCTTCCGCCGAAGTAGCCGCCGCCCTGCGGGACCTCATCGCGATCGGCATGCCTGCGTTCCAGTGGATGGTCGACACCAAGCTTGCCAGTGCCGGAAGGTTCGAGATTCGTGCGTTTACGGCGGTGATCGCTGCCCTCGGAGACCCCGCAAGGGAGCTCATCGCTACGAAAGTCGCCAGCGACCACGATGACACGGCAAAGGCGGCGATGCGAATTTGCATCGAGGCGAACGTAAAGCAGGCAGCGGCGCACCTTGCCGTAGCCCTTCGCAAGCCTCCGCTACAGATGCTTGCCACCAGGCTCGCGGGTGTCGTCCAAGCCACGAGCGCGGTCCCCGAAATTCTCCCTCTTGCCGCATCGCCTGATGGATCGCTGGCCTTATCCGCCGCTGTCGCCCTCGCCCAGATCGGCGATGCCGGCGCCCTCTCGACCGCCGAAGTTCTCCTCGACTCATCGAGCCTGCCGATCCGCAAGGCCGCCCTCGCGCTGTTTGCCAAGCACACCGCCAACGCTCAGGAGGTCGGTCTCCGCAGGGTCAAGACGGGTGACGAAAGGTCGGCCCGCATTGGAGTCGAGCTGTTGGGATTGAGCTCGAGCCGGGAGGCGCTGGACGTACTTGGATCCCTCCTCACCGATGGCAGACAGGGCGTGCGGCTGCAGGCGATGCTTGCGCTAAATGGACGGTGCCCGGAGGCGTTCCGCCCCCAGTTCTTGGCCCTCCGCAACGACCCGTCACCCTACGTGCGGTCGGCTGCCCAGCGTATGGACGTAGGTCGGTGAAAAAGTTTTCCACACCCAATCCCGAAAAATTACTTGGGAAATCGGTGGAAAAGTCGTACCATACTCATAGCTGCAGAAAGGGAGTCATGGTCTGCATACCCCCTACGGCAGACCCATATTATCCGTTGGACTGGTATAAATTTTGGGAGCCCTTGCGGGCTCCCTTTTATATGCGCGCCGCTGTAGGCGTCAAAATGAAGTGAATTGATCGCCCATCTCGTCCTTGGGGACGGCACCATTTATGCGGGCAGGAGCCTGGGAGCGGAAGGAACTTCCGTCGGCGAGGTCGTTTTCAATACCGGCATGACCGGCTATCAGGAAGTGCTGACAGATCCCAGCTACGCCGGCCAGCTGGTGGCCATGACCTACCCGTTGATTGGTAACTACGGCATCAACGACGACGACTTCGAATCGTCCCGACTGCAGCCCGCCGGTTACATCGTTCGAGAGGCTTGCGAGGAGCCGAGCAACTGGCGGAGCGGAGCGAACCTTAACGAATTCCTGAGGGATCGCGGCATGGTGGGCATCCAGGGGATCGACACCCGCGATCTTACCAAGCGAATTCGGTCGGAAGGCGTTACCATGGCCTCCATTTCGACCGAAGGTATCGAATCCGCTCATGCCGCTCTCGATGCCGCCCCGACCTACGACGAGACCGACTTCGTCATGACCGTGACGACGAAAGTGCCCTATGCTTGGGGGCCAGCGGGTATGGAGCCGATCGAGGGCGATGCGACCGGATATCGCAAGCGCATTGTCGTTCTCGACTGCGGCCTGAAATTCAACATTCTTCGGCGGTTTGCCGCGCTCGGTGTTCGCTGCATCGTTTTGCCGGCAACCGCGGGCGCCGACGAGATTCTCGCCTGGAACCCGGACGGCGTCGTGCTGAGTCCCGGACCCGGCGATCCACAGAGGTTGGGTCCAGTCATCGCAACGGTCCGCCAGCTCCTTGGCCAGAAGCCCATTTTTGGAATCTGCCTTGGCAACCAAATGCTATGTCATGCGGTTGGCGGATCGACCTACAAGCTCAAGTACGGCCACCGCGGGAGCAACCATCCGGTGAAGGACCTTGAGGACGGAACCGTCACCATCACTTCCCAAAACCACGGTTATGCGGTCGATCCGGACTCGCTGAGTGGAACCGGCGCGGAAGTCACGCAGGTGAATCTCAACGACGGCACCGTTGAGGGCATCCGGATTCCCGAGCTTCGCGCAAGCAGCATCCAATACCATCCCGAAGCCGCTCCCGGTCCCTGGGATAGCCGCAAATACTTCTCTCGGTTTGTCGACCTGCTCTAACTCGCGCCGACCACGGCGAGATACTCGGTGATCGACTGCGCGGCAAACTCAACCTGGTCGTCGGCCAGGTGCGCCTGAATCGGCAGGCTCAGGACTTCGAGAGCTGCCCTTTCGGTTTCTGGAAGCGAGCCCGGTCCCCCGCCATAGGCCTTGTAGGGCTCGTGGAAGTGGATCGGCACCGGATAGTAGATCATCGAGTCCACCTCGCGTTCCTTCAGGAACTGCTGCAGCCCGTCCCGACGATCGCACCGCACCGTGTACTGGTGGTAAGTGTGGTTGTTTCCCGCGAGGGTCTTGGGCAGGGTGATCGGACAGTCTCGCAAGCGATTATCGTAAATTGAGGCTAGCCGGCTGCGACGATCGTTCCAATCGGCCAATTTCGTGAGCTTGGTGTTGAGGATCGCTGCCTGAAGCTCATCGAGGCGGCTCGTATATCCCACCTCGTCGTAGTAGTAGCGCTCGCGCCCCATGCCGTGAATCCGAAGGGAACGAGACCGCCGGTCGATTTCGGGATCGTTGGTCAGGATCATCCCGCCATCGCCCGCGGCCCCGAGGTTCTTTGTCACGTAGAAGCTGAGACTTGCGGCGATTCCAAAATTGCCGGCAAACACGCCGCGATGATGCGAATCGATCGCCTGGGCGGCGTCCTCGATAACCAACAAGCCGTGCCGGTTGGCGATGTCGTTGATTCGAACCATGTCCGCGAGCTGGCCATAAAGGTGGATCGGAACAACTGCCTTTGTCCGCGAGGTGATGGCCGCCTCGACCTGCTCTGGGTCCAGATTGAAGGTCATGGGGTCGATGTCGACGAAAACCGGGGTCGCCCCAAGCTGCAGGATGGTCTCTACGCTGGCGACGAAAGTGAAAGCCGAAGTGATAACCTCGTCGCCCGGCCCGATGTCCGCAGCCTGCATCGCGATTCGCTGAGCGTCCGTCCCGCTATTGACGGCGATTGCGTGCTTGACTCCATGCCGTGCCGCCATCGCCTCCTCAAAAGCACGGTTGTGTTTGCCGACGACATACGCGCCGCTGGCAAGAATATCAAGGACCACCGAATCCAGCTCTGACTTGAGGTCTTCGTACTGTGATTTGGTGTCGACAAAGGGGACCCGCACCCTATGATTGTATCTGGTCAGGAGCTTCCACCAGTAAACTTCGGGGATGGCCGAACCCCTCTTCTTGCCCTTCCCGATACGAAGCGACAAGTTCTCTTGCCAGGTTCGGATCGAGCGGCATCTGGCCCACGTACAGACTCCCTTTCAAGTCATCGACATCTATGACACGGAGTGCTTTGGCAAGATGCTGTTCCTCGATGGACACATTCAGCTTGCGGAGCTCGACGAGCATGCCTACCACGAGGCACTCGTCCACATTCCCGCCCTTTCGATCGCCGGACTCCATTCGGCGCTGGTGGTTGGCGGCGGCGATGGAGGGGTGCTTCGGGAGCTTTGCCGACATCGTACGATCGACCGCATCGACATCGTCGAAATCGACCAAGCGGTGATCAGCACGTCCCTCGAGCTCCTGCCCGGACTCAGCGCCGGGGCCTTCAGCGACCCTCGAGTCAACCTCATCGTTGGAGACGCCTTCGATTTCGTCAGGTCGTCCACCAGCTCTTACGACCTCATCGTTCTGGACGCGACCGATACCTACGAGGAGGCAGAGGGCGAGCTAAGTGAGCAGCTCTGGACAAGCGACTTCTACCAAGACTGCATCAACCGGCTCTCGGACAAGGGCTTTGTCGTTACGCAGGCCGACAATCTGGTCTTCTGCCCCTACTCGTTGAATGCAATTCTCCGAGTGTTCTCGGCCGTCTTTCCAGCGTGCGGCTTCTACCAAGCCTTGGTGCCGAGCTTCGGAGGCTTTAGCGGCTACGCCTGGGCGAGCAATGGCTCCCGCCCCCAGGAATCGATGCCGGCACACGACCTTGCCCTTCGTTATCTGAATGACGTCACGTGGAAACTAGCATTCACCAGCCTCGGTTTCGATGTCGAATCGGAGGGCTAGGGCGGCCTCGACCGTCTCTTCGTCGTAGCCTTTGGCAGCCAAAAATCGAGCCGCTTGCGCGGGATCTTTCCAGTTACGCCTCTTCTCGAGTAGACCGACGGCAAAGGCAAGCTGTTCTTCGCTCGTTATGGTCGCAAGAGCGTCCGTTATCGCCTCCTCGGCCGCGCCCCGGCTCAGCAGCTTGGCATGGATCTTCAGGGGGCCTTCCTGCCGTTCGATGGCCGAATAGTCGACCGCGTTCCGGATAGCTCGGTCATCGTTAAGGTAGCCCTTTGCTCGCAGTTCGGCCACGACGCTCTCGACTACCGCAGGCTCAAATTCCCGACGCTCCAGTGCGGTGCGTATTTCTGCTTCAAGCCGCTCGCGCCTGGCGAGCATTTCCATCGCCAGGCGCAGGGCTTGGTTATAAGGGGACGGTTTACGCTTCCTCGTAGGCGGCGGTTACCAGGGCCTTGGCCTTCTCAGTCTCGTCGGAGAACGATGCGCGGACCTTGCCGTCGATCTCTT contains:
- the recX gene encoding Regulatory protein RecX, whose amino-acid sequence is MEMLARRERLEAEIRTALERREFEPAVVESVVAELRAKGYLNDDRAIRNAVDYSAIERQEGPLKIHAKLLSRGAAEEAITDALATITSEEQLAFAVGLLEKRRNWKDPAQAARFLAAKGYDEETVEAALALRFDIETEAGEC
- the carA gene encoding Carbamoyl-phosphate synthase small chain, translated to MTGYQEVLTDPSYAGQLVAMTYPLIGNYGINDDDFESSRLQPAGYIVREACEEPSNWRSGANLNEFLRDRGMVGIQGIDTRDLTKRIRSEGVTMASISTEGIESAHAALDAAPTYDETDFVMTVTTKVPYAWGPAGMEPIEGDATGYRKRIVVLDCGLKFNILRRFAALGVRCIVLPATAGADEILAWNPDGVVLSPGPGDPQRLGPVIATVRQLLGQKPIFGICLGNQMLCHAVGGSTYKLKYGHRGSNHPVKDLEDGTVTITSQNHGYAVDPDSLSGTGAEVTQVNLNDGTVEGIRIPELRASSIQYHPEAAPGPWDSRKYFSRFVDLL
- the desV_3 gene encoding dTDP-3-amino-3,4,6-trideoxy-alpha-D-glucose transaminase; this encodes MRVPFVDTKSQYEDLKSELDSVVLDILASGAYVVGKHNRAFEEAMAARHGVKHAIAVNSGTDAQRIAMQAADIGPGDEVITSAFTFVASVETILQLGATPVFVDIDPMTFNLDPEQVEAAITSRTKAVVPIHLYGQLADMVRINDIANRHGLLVIEDAAQAIDSHHRGVFAGNFGIAASLSFYVTKNLGAAGDGGMILTNDPEIDRRSRSLRIHGMGRERYYYDEVGYTSRLDELQAAILNTKLTKLADWNDRRSRLASIYDNRLRDCPITLPKTLAGNNHTYHQYTVRCDRRDGLQQFLKEREVDSMIYYPVPIHFHEPYKAYGGGPGSLPETERAALEVLSLPIQAHLADDQVEFAAQSITEYLAVVGAS
- the speE_2 gene encoding Polyamine aminopropyltransferase, which translates into the protein MAEPLFLPFPIRSDKFSCQVRIERHLAHVQTPFQVIDIYDTECFGKMLFLDGHIQLAELDEHAYHEALVHIPALSIAGLHSALVVGGGDGGVLRELCRHRTIDRIDIVEIDQAVISTSLELLPGLSAGAFSDPRVNLIVGDAFDFVRSSTSSYDLIVLDATDTYEEAEGELSEQLWTSDFYQDCINRLSDKGFVVTQADNLVFCPYSLNAILRVFSAVFPACGFYQALVPSFGGFSGYAWASNGSRPQESMPAHDLALRYLNDVTWKLAFTSLGFDVESEG